One segment of Solanum lycopersicum chromosome 1, SLM_r2.1 DNA contains the following:
- the LOC101254643 gene encoding uncharacterized protein: protein MSRSYVVGLIVILLVIVVEATPPGIADHPSHSHCSDDEIKKCKNLPHVCPKFCPNGCITECRSCKPICIDGPSPSPPPPTPYHPHPPQSPPPTPGHPHPPKSPKKVKCKSKDKKHSKCYNQEHTCPSTCPGTCKVDCVSCKPVCSCDKPGAVCQDPRFIGADGITFYFHGKKDKDFCLVSDSNLHINGHFIGKRNENMKRDFTWVQAIGILYDTHNISVGALKTATWDDAIDRLYLNIDGESILLPENEGARWQSETRPTTSITRTSDTNEIIIEVENILKITAKVVPITEEESRVHNYGITEDNCFAHLELGFKFFALSDEVSGVLGQTYRRNYVSRVKMGVLMPVMGGDKEFSASGLFNADCSVAKFQVVNEGLLNNLEIPNLKCSSGMSGRGVVCRR, encoded by the exons atgtCTCGATCATATGTTGTGGGACTCATTGTGATTTTGTTGGTAATTGTAGTAGAGGCTACTCCCCCTGGAATAGCTGATCATCCAAGCCATTCTCATTGCTCTGACGATGAGATCAAAAAGTGCAAAAATCTCCCACATGTTTGTCCCAAATTCTGTCCCAATGGCTGCATAACCGAGTGTCGTTCTTGTAAACCTATCTGTATTGATGGTCCATCACCATCACCTCCACCTCCAACTCCCTATCACCCCCATCCACCACAATCCCCACCTCCAACTCCTGGTCACCCCCATCCACCAAAATCCCCAAAGAAGGTTAAGTGCAAAAGCAAGGACAAGAAACATAGCAAATGTTACAATCAAGAACATACATGCCCTAGCACTTGCCCTGGTACTTGTAAAGTTGATTGTGTCTCTTGCAAACCTGTTTGCA GTTGTGACAAGCCTGGAGCAGTTTGTCAAGATCCACGTTTCATTGGTGCTGATGGAATTACTTTCTACTTCCACGGCAAGAAGGACAAAGATTTTTGCTTAGTCTCAGACTCTAACCTCCACATCAATGGCCACTTCATAGGAAAAAGAAACGAAAACATGAAGAGAGACTTCACTTGGGTTCAAGCCATTGGCATCCTATATGACACTCACAACATCTCAGTTGGAGCACTAAAGACAGCAACATGGGATGATGCAATCGATCGTCTTTACCTAAACATTGATGGTGAATCTATTCTTCTACCTGAAAATGAAGGCGCGAG GTGGCAGTCAGAAACTAGACCAACGACCTCTATTACCCGAACAAGTGACACCAATGAAATTATAATcgaagttgaaaacattttgaagATTACAGCAAAGGTGGTGCCTATTACTGAGGAAGAATCGCGAGTTCATAATTATGGGATAACAGAAGATAATTGTTTTGCTCATCTTGAACTTGGGTTCAAATTTTTCGCGCTGAGTGATGAGGTGAGTGGTGTTTTGGGACAAACTTATAGAAGGAATTATGTGAGCAGAGTGAAAATGGGTGTTTTGATGCCTGTAATGGGAGGTGACAAAGAGTTTTCAGCTTCAGGATTATTTAATGCTGATTGCTCTGTGGCTAAGTTTCAAGTAGTAAATGAAGGTTTGTTGAATAATTTGGAGATTCCCAACTTGAAATGTAGCAGTGGAATGTCTGGACGTGGAGTTGTGTGCAGGCGCTAG
- the LOC101257909 gene encoding uncharacterized protein, whose amino-acid sequence MAQLFSHIVVVLLVMTITVSKVEATPPGIANNPSHSHCSDDEIKQCKNLPHVCPKFCPNGCITECRSCKPICIDGASPSPPPPYYPPPSTSPKKVKCKSKDKKYVKCYDQEHTCPSTCPGTCQVDCVSCKPVCSCDKPGSVCQDPRFIGADGITFYFHGKKDKDFCLVSDSNLHINGHFIGKRNENMKRDFTWVQAIGILYGTHNISIEAQKTATWDDAIDRLYLNIDGESILIPNKEGERWMSEYGPTTYITRTSNTNEIVIEVENILKITAKVVPITEKESRVHNYGITEDDCFAHLELGFKFFALSDEVSGVLGQTYRRNYVSRVKMGASMPVMGGDKEFSASGLFNADCSVAKFQAVNEINEGSLNNLEMPSLRCNSGIYGRGVVCKR is encoded by the exons ATGGCTCAATTATTTTCCCACATTGTTGTGGTTTTATTAGTAATGACTATTACTGTATCAAAAGTTGAAGCTACTCCTCCTGGAATAGCTAATAATCCAAGCCATTCTCATTGCTCTGATGATGAGATTAAACAATGCAAAAATCTTCCACATGTTTGTCCTAAATTCTGTCCTAATGGATGTATAACCGAGTGTCGTTCTTGTAAACCTATTTGTATCGATGGCGCATCGCCTTCGCCACCTCCTCCCTATTACCCTCCTCCATCAACATCTCCAAAGAAAGTTAAGTGTAAAAGCAAAGACAAGAAATATGTCAAATGTTACGATCAAGAACATACATGCCCTAGTACTTGCCCCGGGACTTGTCAAGTTGATTGTGTATCTTGCAAACCTGTTTGCA gTTGTGACAAGCCAGGATCAGTTTGCCAAGATCCACGTTTTATTGGTGCTGATggaattactttttattttcatggaaAGAAGGATAAAGATTTTTGCTTAGTCTCAGACTCTAACCTTCACATCAATGGCCATTTTATTGGAAAACGAAATGAAAACATGAAAAGAGACTTCACTTGGGTTCAAGCTATTGGTATCCTTTATGGTACTCACAATATCTCTATTGAAGCACAAAAAACAGCAACATGGGATGATGCAATCGATCGCCTTTACCTAAACATTGATGGTGAATCTATTCTTATCCCAAACAAAGAAGGCGAAAG GTGGATGTCTGAATATGGACCAACAACATACATAACTCGAACAAGCAACACGAATGAAATTgtaattgaagttgaaaatattttgaagattacAGCAAAGGTGGTGCCTATTACGGAGAAAGAATCGCGAGTCCATAATTATGGGATAACAGAAGATGATTGTTTTGCTCATCTTGAACTTGGGTTCAAATTCTTCGCGCTGAGCGATGAGGTGAGTGGTGTTTTGGGACAAACTTATAGAAGGAATTATGTGAGCAGAGTGAAAATGGGTGCTTCGATGCCTGTAATGGGAGGTGATAAAGAGTTTTCAGCCTCGGGATTATTTAATGCTGATTGCTCTGTGGCTAAGTTTCAAGCAGTAAATGAAATCAATGAGGGCTCGTTGAATAATTTGGAGATGCCTAGCTTGAGATGCAACAGCGGAATTTATGGACGTGGAGTTGTATGCAAGCGCTAG
- the CYCD3C2 gene encoding D-type cyclin-2 isoform X1 produces MAIENNDQSFFLDVLYCEEEEEKWGDLLEDEEGVIINPLLLSSEGTTKTNSLLLLPLLLLEQDLFWEDEELLSLFVKEKETRCCFESFGSDPFLCSARVDVVEWILKVNAHYDFSALTAILAINYLDRFLSSLQFQKDKPWMTQLAAVTCLSLAAKVEETQVPLLLDFQVEDAKYVFEAKTIQRMELLVLSSLKWRMNPVTPLSFLDHIIRRLGLKNNVHWEFLRRCESLLLSVMIDCRFVRYMPSVLATAIMLHVIHQIEPCNAIDYQNQLLGVLKISKENVNNCYELISEVSSKPITSHKRKYDENPSSPSGVIDPIYTSESSNDSWDLDLPSFKKSKVQEQQMKMSSSLSRVFVEAVGV; encoded by the exons ATGGCAATAGAGAATAATgatcaatctttttttttagatgTGCTTTactgtgaagaagaagaagaaaaatggggTGATTTGTTAGAGGATGAAGAAGGGGTTATTATTAACCCATTGTTGTTATCTTCCGAAGGAACAACAAAAActaattctttattattattacctcTGCTTCTGTTGGAACAAGATTTGTTTTGGGAAGATGAAGAGCTTCTTTCACTTTTcgttaaagaaaaagaaactcgTTGTTGTTTTGAAAGTTTTGGGAGTGACCCTTTTCTCTGTTCAGCTCGTGTTGATGTTGTTGAATGGATTCTTAAAGTGAATGCTCATTATGATTTCTCAGCATTGACTGCCATTTTAGCCATTAATTATCTTGACAGGTTTCTTTCTAGCCTTCAATTTCAGAAAGATAAGCCATGGATGACTCAACTTGCTGCTGTCACTTGTCTTTCTTTAGCGGCTAAAGTTGAAGAAACTCAAGTTCCCCTTCTTCTTGACTTCCAA gtGGAGGATGCAAAATATGTGTTTGAGGCAAAGACTATACAAAGAATGGAGCTTCTGGTACTGTCATCACTGAAATGGAGGATGAATCCAGTGACCCCACTTTCATTTCTTGATCATATTATAAGAAGGCTTGGGCTAAAGAACAATGTTCATTGGGAATTTCTCAGAAGATGTGAAAGTCTTCTTCTATCTGTCATGATTG ATTGTAGATTTGTACGTTATATGCCTTCTGTATTGGCTACTGCAATTATGCTTCAtgttattcatcaaattgagcCTTGTAATGCTATTGACTATCAAAATCAACTTCTTGGGGTTCTCAAAATTAGCAAG GAGAATGTGAATAATTGCTATGAACTCATATCCGAAGTGTCATCAAAGCCTATTACATCACACAAACGCAAATATGATGAAAATCCCAGTAGTCCAAGTGGTGTAATAGATCCAATTTACACTTCAGAAAGTTCAAATGATTCATGGGATTTAGATTTGCCTTCGTTCAAGAAAAGCAAAGTTCAAGAACAGCAAATGAAAATGTCATCATCATTGAGCAGAGTTTTTGTGGAAGCTGTTG GAGTGTAG
- the CYCD3C2 gene encoding D-type cyclin-2, which yields MAIENNDQSFFLDVLYCEEEEEKWGDLLEDEEGVIINPLLLSSEGTTKTNSLLLLPLLLLEQDLFWEDEELLSLFVKEKETRCCFESFGSDPFLCSARVDVVEWILKVNAHYDFSALTAILAINYLDRFLSSLQFQKDKPWMTQLAAVTCLSLAAKVEETQVPLLLDFQVEDAKYVFEAKTIQRMELLVLSSLKWRMNPVTPLSFLDHIIRRLGLKNNVHWEFLRRCESLLLSVMIDCRFVRYMPSVLATAIMLHVIHQIEPCNAIDYQNQLLGVLKISKENVNNCYELISEVSSKPITSHKRKYDENPSSPSGVIDPIYTSESSNDSWDLDLPSFKKSKVQEQQMKMSSSLSRVFVEAVGSPH from the exons ATGGCAATAGAGAATAATgatcaatctttttttttagatgTGCTTTactgtgaagaagaagaagaaaaatggggTGATTTGTTAGAGGATGAAGAAGGGGTTATTATTAACCCATTGTTGTTATCTTCCGAAGGAACAACAAAAActaattctttattattattacctcTGCTTCTGTTGGAACAAGATTTGTTTTGGGAAGATGAAGAGCTTCTTTCACTTTTcgttaaagaaaaagaaactcgTTGTTGTTTTGAAAGTTTTGGGAGTGACCCTTTTCTCTGTTCAGCTCGTGTTGATGTTGTTGAATGGATTCTTAAAGTGAATGCTCATTATGATTTCTCAGCATTGACTGCCATTTTAGCCATTAATTATCTTGACAGGTTTCTTTCTAGCCTTCAATTTCAGAAAGATAAGCCATGGATGACTCAACTTGCTGCTGTCACTTGTCTTTCTTTAGCGGCTAAAGTTGAAGAAACTCAAGTTCCCCTTCTTCTTGACTTCCAA gtGGAGGATGCAAAATATGTGTTTGAGGCAAAGACTATACAAAGAATGGAGCTTCTGGTACTGTCATCACTGAAATGGAGGATGAATCCAGTGACCCCACTTTCATTTCTTGATCATATTATAAGAAGGCTTGGGCTAAAGAACAATGTTCATTGGGAATTTCTCAGAAGATGTGAAAGTCTTCTTCTATCTGTCATGATTG ATTGTAGATTTGTACGTTATATGCCTTCTGTATTGGCTACTGCAATTATGCTTCAtgttattcatcaaattgagcCTTGTAATGCTATTGACTATCAAAATCAACTTCTTGGGGTTCTCAAAATTAGCAAG GAGAATGTGAATAATTGCTATGAACTCATATCCGAAGTGTCATCAAAGCCTATTACATCACACAAACGCAAATATGATGAAAATCCCAGTAGTCCAAGTGGTGTAATAGATCCAATTTACACTTCAGAAAGTTCAAATGATTCATGGGATTTAGATTTGCCTTCGTTCAAGAAAAGCAAAGTTCAAGAACAGCAAATGAAAATGTCATCATCATTGAGCAGAGTTTTTGTGGAAGCTGTTGGTAGTCCTCATTAA
- the LOC101254948 gene encoding elicitor-responsive protein 1 produces MSMISGIQGQLLEITVVSCNKLKDTEWISRQDPYVCLEYGSTKFRTRTCTDGGKNPTFQEKFVFTLIEGLQEINVVVWNSNTLTYDDFIGSGKIQLQKVLSMGYDDTAWPIQTKTGRHAGEVRLIMFYANANKPATSYAPSYTAPQPHTPMYSAPSYAAPAAAYQTLSPYPAYPPHSAAYPPTPYPPPQTTAYTPVYPPPSAYPPISYPPHSAYPPASYPPPTQDYSYSPGPYPPRPY; encoded by the exons ATGTCAATGATATCTGGCATCCAAGGCCAACTTCTTGAAATCACAG TGGTTTCTTGCAATAAATTAAAGGACACTGAATGGATTTCAAGACAAGATCCCTATGTTTGTCTTGAATATGGTAGCACCAAATTTCGAACTCGTACTTGTACag ATGGTGGCAAAAACCCCACATTTCAAGAGAAATTCGTGTTTACCCTTATTGAAGGATTGCAAGAGATTAATGTTGTCGTCTGGAATAGCAATACCCTTACTTATGATGATTTTATCGGAAGCGGAAa GATTCAACTACAGAAAGTTCTATCAATGGGATATGATGATACTGCTTGGCCAATCCAGACCAAGACTGGCAG GCATGCGGGAGAAGTTCGGCTCATAATGTTCTATGCTAATGCCAAT AAGCCGGCAACAAGTTACGCTCCATCATACACTGCACCACAGCCGCATACGCCTATGTACTCTGCTCCATCATACGCAGCACCAGCAGCAGCTTATCAAACACTGTCTCCATATCCCGCGTACCCACCTCATTCAGCAGCATATCCACCAACACCTTATCCTCCTCCTCAAACAACTGCTTACACTCCAGTCTATCCACCGCCTTCAGCATATCCTCCCATTTCGTATCCACCACATTCAGCGTATCCTCCCGCGTCTTATCCACCACCAACACAGGACTATTCTTATTCTCCAG GTCCATATCCTCCGCGACCTTACTGA
- the LOC101255438 gene encoding phosphatidylinositol 3,4,5-trisphosphate 3-phosphatase and protein-tyrosine-phosphatase PTEN2A, producing MDSGSADVSNSQPVTTSSAARSTAVESAPVQSTEEAPSKISTSGISSWAKNLKIPQPFTGSQDEQSSGNAPKSTFARLTGGLGMRLSPKSPTSPTDEHVDGTSTSPTSLFGTFTKGLVDSSKNAVKAVQVKARHVVSQNKRRYQEGGFDLDLTYITENIIAMGFPAGDMSSGLFGYVEGFYRNHMEEVIKFFETHHKDKYKVYNLCAERLYDASLFEGKVASFPFDDHNCPPIQLIISFCQSAYSWLKEDIENVVVVHCKAGMARTGLMISSLLLYLKFFPTAEESMDYYNQKRCVDGKGLVLPSQIRYVKYFERILMYFNGENQPGRRCMLRGFRLHRCPYWIRPSITVSDHNGVLFSSKKHPRTKDLSPEDFWFNAPKKGVVVFALPGEPGLAELAGDFKIHFHDRQGDFYCWLNTTMIENRKVLMTSDLDGFDKRKLPSPGFQVEVVLADYDAALPARPQSETATKESADSSSANPAPVSNPTSGSEPADGTNVNQQPGNNDKDDVFSDNESEEPGMSKARQSKAASEVSAPADAKNPGSRNKDDSDKISSLTHKTEQVSLGDTSSVHSEPKKDASVGTASSVDVSNPVGGVSDFKVMAADASVFSFGDEEDYESD from the exons ATGGATTCTGGATCTGCTGATGTATCAAATTCACAACCTGTTACAACATCAAGTGCAGCAAGGTCTACTGCAGTGGAGTCTGCACCAGTTCAGTCAACAGAAGAGGCGCCTTCAAAGATCTCTACTTCAGGCATCTCGTCATGggccaaaaatttaaaaattccaCAACCGTTCACTGGGTCCCAAGATGAACAATCATCAGGAAATGCTCCCAAATCAACCTTTGCCCGTTTAACTGGTGGGCTTGGAATGCGTCTGTCCCCTAAATCTCCTACATCTCCTACAGACGAACATGTTGATGGAACATCAACATCGCCAACCAGTTTATTTGGAACATTCACCAAAGGATTGGTTGACTCTTCAAAGAATGCAGTGAAGGCTGTACAGGTTAAAGCTCGACATGTTGTATCCCAGAATAAGAGAAGATATcag GAAGGAGGATTTGATTTAGACTTGACCTACATAACAGAGAATATAATTGCCATGGGATTCCCTGCTGGTGACATGAGCTCTGGCCTTTTTGGCTATGTTGAG GGGTTCTACAGAAACCACATGGAAGAAGTAATTAAATTCTTTGAAACTCATCATAAG GATAAATACAAAGTATACAATCTTTGTGCTGAAAGACTGTATGATGCTTCCCTATTCGAGGGGAAG GTTGCTAGTTTCCCATTTGATGATCACAACTGCCCTCCTATTCAACTCATTATATCATTTTGTCAAAGTGCATACTCATGGTTGAAGGAGGATATCGAAAATGTTGTGGTTGTGCATTGTAAGGCGGGAATGGCAAGAACTGGTTTAATGATCTCTAGTCTTCTTCTATACTTGAAG TTCTTTCCTACAGCAGAGGAGTCTATGGATTACTACAATCAAAAGAGATGCGTAGACGGAAAAGGACTAGTGCTGCCGAGCCAGATT AGATATGTCAAGTATTTCGAACGCATCTTAATGTACTTTAATGGAGAAAACCAGCCTGGACGCAG GTGCATGCTCAGAGGATTTCGCCTGCATAGGTGCCCTTATTGGATAAGACCTTCTATCACTGTATCTGATCATAATG GTGTGCTCTTTTCATCCAAAAAACATCCAAGAACCAAGGATCTATCG CCTGAGGATTTTTGGTTCAATGCACCAAAGAAAGGGGTAGTGGTTTTTGCTCTTCCAGGCGAGCCTGGCCTTGCAGAATTAGCTGGggatttcaaaattcattttcatGACCGTCAAGGAGACTTTTACTG TTGGTTGAATACAACAATGATAGAGAACAGGAAAGTCCTGATGACAAGTGATCTCGATGGTTTTGACAAG AGAAAGTTACCTTCACCTGGTTTCCAAGTGGAAGTAGTCCTTGCGGACTATGATGCTGCCCTTCCTGCTCGACCCCAATCAGAAACTGCCACCAAAGAATCAGCTGACAGTTCAAGTGCTAATCCTGCCCCCGTGTCTAATCCTACCTCAGGCAGTGAGCCTGCTGACGGAACTAACGTGAACCAACAACCTGGGAACAATGACAAGGACGATGTGTTCTCAGACAATGAATCTGAGGAACCTGGAATGTCAAAAGCTAGACAATCTAAAGCTGCTTCTGAAGTTAGCGCTCCCGCAGATGCAAAAAACCCTGGATCAAGGAACAAGGACGATTCAGATAAAATATCAAGCTTGACACATAAGACAGAACAAGTCTCATTGGGAGACACAAGCTCTGTACACAGTGAGCCCAAAAAAGATGCCTCAGTCGGAACTGCGTCTAGTGTTGATGTGTCCAATCCGGTTGGAGGAGTGAGTGATTTCAAGGTCATGGCAGCTGACGCATCTGTTTTCTCATTTGGTGATGAAGAAGATTATGAAAGTGACTAA